In Candidatus Zixiibacteriota bacterium, the sequence TACATCTCCGGCAGCGATGCCCTCACCGTCTACATCAAGGTAACGGTCGATGATAATGGCATTACGGGAACACGCGACGTCCAGGTCCAACTTACGCCGGACGCGTCGATCTCGTCGCTCTTCCTGTCATCGGATTCCATGCAACTGTCCGTCAAACAGACCGGCGGCATCGAAACGTCCTGGCTGCGCGCCGTGGGCTATGACGGAAACGGTAATCCGGTTCCCGAAGGCCTGACCGTCAACTTTGTTATCACTGACGGCCCGGGCGGCGGAGAGCACCTCGGAAACGTCGGCTACGGTCCCTACACCGCGGTCACGAACAGTCAGGGTGTCGCCTCCTGTCCGATCAGCTCCGGTACGGTCTCCGGTACCGTTCGAATTCGTGCCTATGCGGACACGGTTTTGTCCAACGCGACACAGATCCTGATTTCGGCCGGACCGCCCCAGTATATCGTCGTCGGGGCCGAAGAATGTAACGTGCCCTATTGGAACACCGTCGCCTTTGAAAACCCCGTCGTCGCCGTCGTCTCTGACATCTATCTCAACCCGGTGAACGACTCAACCGTCGTTTATTTCTCGACGGACGAAGGGACAATGAAGTCCCATGAAGAGCGGACGATGGACCACGAGGGTATCGCCAAGAGCGTTTGGTTCTCCGGCAACAACGTCGCAACCGCCGACGGCCGCGTTTGGATCTATGCCGAAACGGCCGGCGGCACCGTCCTCGACTCCTCGCTGTTCTTCAACAGCTGGCACACCGACACTCTCATCGTGACCGGTGTCCCCGCTTCGATCTTCGCCGATGGAAACACCGAGTACGTAGTGTACGTGGTTGGTCTTGACGTGAACGGCAATCCGGTCGATGACGGTACGACATTCGACGGTGAAGGCCTGTATGTCGATGTCACCGGCGGGACATTGAGCGATGGATGCGTGACCGCGTCCGCTCGCGTCAAAGTCAAATCCCAGACCCTCGACATGGACTACTCGACTACCGGTGGCAACGATAACGGCATCGGCGCCGTCGGCTTGGTCCAGTACTGGGCGTTCGGATCGTCGGTGACCTCCATTCCGGTCACCATCCAGACCGGCAATGCCTACTCCGGGACGTCCGTCCTCAGCGGTGTCAGTTCTGCGGCCCCGGGCGAAGTGGTTAATCTCAGCGCCTCCATCAAGGACCGCTGGGGCAACCCGCTCGGCGATCACACGCTCAATATGACGGCCTCAGGCGGAGCGGTCTCCGGTGCATCACAGGAAACCGACGCCTACGGTGAAGCCAACGGCTTCGTGTGGACCGCCCCGGCCGGAGCCGGCGACTACACGATTACCGTTACCGACACCGATCCCCGCGGCGGTATCATTCTCTCGACTACCGTCACGGTTGAATAACGTCGGTCCTGCAACTGACTTCTCAAACGCCCGGCGATTTGTCGCCGGGCGTTTTCTTTTGTCCGTTCCTGTCCGTATCTGCGACCACCCACTTTCCGCTTTTTCTGAATGAGACTTTGCCGTACAATACCTGCATGCACGCGTCGACTGAATCACACGTGGCCGCAGCCGACAACCTCTTTGCCGAGATCGCCGCAGTGGCGGCCCGAGACCCCGACCGGCTCGCTACCGTCGGCTTCGGCGGTCGCGGTAACCGATACACCTATCATGATGTTATCGCTCGCGCTCGCTCGCTTGCCGATCATCTCAACGGCGATACGTACCGAGACCGGGAATATATCGGCCTGCTCTCCGAAAACCGTCCCGAGTGGTCCATATGTTATCTCGCCATTGTGGCCGCAGGAAAAACCGTAGTCCCGATTGACGCCAACCTCAAGCCCAGCGAGGTTGCCGCGATTGTTGCGCACGCCCGACTCGAATGCGTGATTGCCTCCGCCCGGTGCGACACGTTGCTCGACGCCGTTCAAAACGCGCTGACCATCATCCCGCTCGACCAGCCGGCCTCCCGCGTCGACGAGTCGCCGCACTCATACGATGAGACGTTCGCTGTCCTGAGCGCCGACCGACAGCACGAGTCTCACGAACCGGGCAATAATAGCGACGTCGCCGCCCTTATTTACACCTCAGGAACCACCGGGACTCCCAAAGCCGTGATGCTGACCCACACCAACCTCGTCAGCAACGTCAAGCAGGCTATTGCGTCGCTGCACTTCAGCCACGAAGACGTTTTCCTGTCGGTTTTGCCGCTGCATCATACTTTCGAAGCCACCTGCGGCTTCATGGCGGCAATGATGGTCGGGGCCACGATAGTCTACGCCCGGTCGCTCAAATCCAAGGATATTCTCGAAGACATCGGCGCCAACGGCGTTACCGTCATGTGCGGCGTCCCGCTGCTGTACGAGAAAATGTACCAGTCCATCCAGCGC encodes:
- a CDS encoding AMP-binding protein yields the protein MHASTESHVAAADNLFAEIAAVAARDPDRLATVGFGGRGNRYTYHDVIARARSLADHLNGDTYRDREYIGLLSENRPEWSICYLAIVAAGKTVVPIDANLKPSEVAAIVAHARLECVIASARCDTLLDAVQNALTIIPLDQPASRVDESPHSYDETFAVLSADRQHESHEPGNNSDVAALIYTSGTTGTPKAVMLTHTNLVSNVKQAIASLHFSHEDVFLSVLPLHHTFEATCGFMAAMMVGATIVYARSLKSKDILEDIGANGVTVMCGVPLLYEKMYQSIQRKLESAPAHRRILFQTLYQTSKIAWRLNRRAGVTLFASVRRRAGLGTVRMFVSGGAALPPQIAEFFNLIGFTFLQGYGMTECSPVISVNRPEDIEFGSVGPPLRDVEVRINQPDASGVGEIIVRGPNTTPGYKDNPEATAALLRDGWLFTGDLGRIDARGHLWITGRAKNVIISAAGKNIYPEELEERLVLTPSIVEAVVFGRKKSGKQGEEVRAVVVPDMEYFTTVHGVNADSPDHEKIRGIIDADISRVNSQVADYKRISGYEIQFEELQKTSTKKIKRFLYH